GCTGATAACGTTATCGGACGAGGTCATGATCGGCGATAAAACTGACTTGTCCGACTTCATGTAATCGGTAATGTATTGGGGCTCTCCCCGGCGGCTTGGGAAATCGTAATCCCATTCTTTTTCGGCCAGATACTGACAGAAGGTGTTCAAGCCTTCATCCATCCAGGTCCACTGCCGCTCGTCGGAGTTAACAATCATCGGGAAGAAGTTGTGGCCTACTTCGTGGATAATTACGCCAATCATACCTGCTTTGGTTTGTGCCGAATAGGTACCGTCGGCCTCAGGGCGACCCCCGTTGAACGAAATCATTGGGTATTCCATGCCGCCACCGGCTGTTGCATGGCACGAGATAGCGACTGGGTATGGGTATTTGATGGTCCGGTTGCCATACGACCGTAGCGTATGCTCAACAACGCGGGTGGAATATTGGCCCCAGAGCGGATTGCCTTCCTTAGAATAGAATGACATGCTCCAGATTTTATGTCCGTCGCCATACACATCCGTTTGCATGGCATCCCAGATGAATTTCCGGCTGCTGGCAAAAGCAAAGTCGCGGACATTTTGAGCTGCAAACACCCAGGTCTTTTTCGCTTTTGTATCACCTGGCTTGGCTTTCTCGGCAGCTTCAGCTTCGGCCTGCGTAACGATCACAACCGGCGTTTTTGAGGTAGCCGCCTGCGCCAGACGCTTTTGCTGGGTTGCGCTTAGCACCTGCTTGTAATTCTGACACTCGCCCGTAGCACCAATGACGTGATCGCTGGGAGCCGTGATGGCGACTTTATAGTTTCCGAAGATGAGCGTAAACTCACCCTGGCCTAGAAACTGCTTGTTTTGCCAGCCTGTCACATCGCTATAGGAGCAAAGACGAGGGAACCAGTGCGCAATAAAGTAGTTATAGTTACCATCTTTTGGAAAAAACTCCATACCGCTCCGACCATAATATTCGGTAACGTAGTAGTTCCAATCGACGTTGAACGAATAGCTGCCACCGGGTTTCAGGGCTGTGGGCAGATCGATCCGCATCATCGTCTGGTTGATCGTATATTTCAGGTTCGTGCCCGTTTTAGCATCCTTCACGGCCGTGATTTTGTAGCCATACTTGTCGGTGGCCTGCTGCTGGCTACGTTCACGTACAGAAGTCAGGTTCTGCAACTGGGCGAAACTCATACCGCTTTCGTTCACACCACCTGTCCGGGTAATACTCCCCGTTGAGCCTTTGGCAAATAGGTTTTGATCGAGTTGCAACCAGATAAAAGGTAGTTCATCGGTCGAATTGTTGTGATACGTAACGGTTTCCGAACCAATGATTTTCTGGTTGGCATCGTCAAGTTCGACCTTGATGTCATAATCAGCACGGTTCTGGAAATAATCTTTTCCCGGAGCACCTGCGGCCGTACGGAACGTATTGGGCGTAGGCAGCATAGGCCCGAGTTGTTCAAAACGATTGTTAGCGTTTTGGGTTGATGGAGCCGGAGCCTGGGCAAACAGCGTGGCCGACCCAAGGACAAGCCCGACTGCTACCATTACTTTTTTCATAGTATGCTTAGGTTAATAGAGATGATTAATTTCGACCACTGCCTTGCCGGGCAGGAGATGACTGACGTTGCTGCTGCATAGGATTAGTAACTGCTGCACCTGGCCCTTGCCGTTGTTTGAATAATTGGAAGCGGGTTGGCCGGGCTACGCGTGGAAATGAGTTGTCCTCGGTATTGATATCGGCAATTTCGTAGAATGGATCGAGGGTCCATTGCTTCACTTTTTTATTGGTGGCAATCACCTTTTTGACTGATACATCGTTGAAACGCCAGATTTCGGCTGGGAAACGGGCTACCGAATCGGTTCCGTCTTCGAACTCCATGCGTACAATCACGGGCATTGGAAGTCCGCCTTTGTTTTGCAGCGACAGTGTATAAAAGTTTGTGCCTGCTTCGGCTAACAGCCGCTCTTCGGCAGTCAGCGTGGCGAGGTAGTCCTGGTATTTTTTTCGGTCCTGATCGGTTACAGCATAGGGGTCATATCGGTTGTAGAAGTCGCGCATGGCGCTATCCTGCGAGACAACCGTTTGGTCTTTACTGAGTGCATCCCGCTGTTTGCTGATGGTATTCAGTTTTCGCTGGGCTTCCTTACGAGCTTCGGCTTTAGAAATTTCCGGATTTTGCGAGTCGGCCTGGAACCAGTCAACTTTTACCAGCGATTGATCGACAGGCTGTACGCCGTAGAACCAACCTTTCCAGAACCAGTCCAAGTCTACTCCTGAAGCATCTTCCATTGTACGGAAAAAGTCGGCCGGTTCGGGGCTTTTAAACGCCCAGCGACGTGCGTACTCCTTGAACGCGTAGTCGAAAAGTTCACGTCCCATCACCGTTTCGCGCAGGATGTTCAGGCCGGTAGCGGGTTTGGTATAGGCATTGGGGCCGAACGTATTCCGGGAAATATTATCCGAACTGCTCATAATGGGTACCTGCTGAGTCGAGTCGAGCTGCATATAGGGTACGATGTACTGCGGGTCGATACCATGAGCTGGGAAGTTGGCATCCCATTCGAGGCAGGCCAGCCCTTCCAGAAAGCTGTTCAATCCTTCGTCCATCCACGACCATTGCCGTTCATCAGAGTTAACAATCATCGGAAAGAAGTTATGGCCTACTTCGTGGATAACCACCGAAATCAGGAAATTTTTGGTGCCTTCTGAATACGTACCATCTTCGAGCGGCCGGGCTCCATTGAAGCTGATCATCGGATACTCCATGCCGCCCACCGGGCCATGAACGGAATAAGCAACCGGATAAGGATACCCAATGGTCCGGCGCGAATACGAACGCAGTGTATGAGCCACAAGTCGGGTCGAATATTGTCCCCAGAGCGGATTCGCTTCTTTCGGATAAAGTGACATAGCCCACACCCGTTTGCCTTCCACATTGGGTTGTAAGGCATCCCAGATAAACTTACGGCTGCTGGCAAACGAGAAGTCACGAACGTTGTCGGCTTTGTAAATCCAGGTTTTCGTGCCGGTGGGCTTGCTTTTTTCTGCTGCCTGTGCTTCGGCCTGCGTAACGATCAATACGGGATTTTCGCCCGGTTTATCACCCTTGCCTTTAGCGTCGTTCCAGCGTTTTAACTGAGTAGCGCTCAGTACCTGCGTTGGGTTCTGAAGTTCGCCGGTTGCTCCTACAATGTGGTCGTTGGGTACGGTCAGGGCTACTTTGTAATTTCCGAAGATCAGCGTGAATTCGCCTGTTCCCAAAAATTGCTTGTTCTGCCAGCCGGTCACGTCATTGTAGGCGCAAAGACGGGGAAACCACTGGGCTATTTCGTAAATATAGTTGCCATCGGCTGGAAAAAATTCATAACCCGAACGGGCGCCAACGGCTTTGACATCGACAATCTTAAAATTCCAGTCAATGGAAAAACTGACCGATTTGCCGGGGGAAACGGGCTGCGGCAGGTCGATTCGCATCATTGTCTGGTTAATAGTGTACCGTAGAGGCTTTCCTGCGGCATCCCGTACCGACGTGATCTTATGGCCGTAATCTTTCGTAGCTAAGTCTCCACCCTGATTAAGTTGCTGGAACGACATACCCCGATCGGCATTAATGCTATTTGTGCGTGAGGTATTGCCAATGGCGTCGGGCCGAAACAGGTTCTGATCGAGTTGTAGCCACAGATAGGGCAGGGCATCGCTGGAATTGTTGTGGTAAGTAATTGTTTCGGAGCCCGTTATTTTCTGGATGGCATCGTCGAGCGTGGCTTTGATGTCGTAATCGGCGCGGTTCTGGAAATAGTCCTTTCCCGGAGCGCCCGAAGCCGTACGAAACGTGTTGGGAGTGGGAAGCAATGGGCCGAGTTGCTCAAAGCGAGTGTTAGCGTGCTGGTTGCTCGGAGCTGTCGGTTGTGCCCAGGCAGATCCAGCTGAAATCGCAAAACCCGCAATCAGCAAAATTATCTTTTGCATGCGTTTAATTTTAGTTGTTGATAGCAGTGGTAAAATTAAGAAAAAACTAGTAAACGCTGTGACTGGATAGATAAGGTTTATGTAGACTATACGAATCAAGGGTGCCTAATTGGTTCAGGAAGGTAACCGGGGTGGTTTGGTGATCCTATACTGATGGCCTGTTGTGTATTGACGAATGAATCCGCGTACCGATTCTCCCAGGAAAAAGGAATATACCCGTTTGGCAAAGGCAATAAACTCGATCATCCGGTTGATTTTCCAACTTGTGAACGTAGTTAAGTGCGCATCATCGACGTAGGAAGCTAGTACGGAACGTGCTTTTTTTGAGAAAATAAAGAAGTCCTGTAGTGACCAGTACGTATGGGTACTTTTTGGGTAGTATCGTTTTATGCAGTATTGTGCATTGTTGTACAGAAGCCGGCCTTGTAAACATAAACCGAAGGTCCAGTAAATATCAGCAAAATCGGGGCGGCTATTTATTTTTTTCAGGAAAAGCTCCCGTTCAAGTATACGCTGGCGATTAAAAATTCCTCGAAACGGAATGCCGATGTTCCAAAAACACATAAGGTAAACGGCAAGTACGGGCCGGTGTGG
This window of the Spirosoma aerolatum genome carries:
- a CDS encoding M1 family metallopeptidase, yielding MQKIILLIAGFAISAGSAWAQPTAPSNQHANTRFEQLGPLLPTPNTFRTASGAPGKDYFQNRADYDIKATLDDAIQKITGSETITYHNNSSDALPYLWLQLDQNLFRPDAIGNTSRTNSINADRGMSFQQLNQGGDLATKDYGHKITSVRDAAGKPLRYTINQTMMRIDLPQPVSPGKSVSFSIDWNFKIVDVKAVGARSGYEFFPADGNYIYEIAQWFPRLCAYNDVTGWQNKQFLGTGEFTLIFGNYKVALTVPNDHIVGATGELQNPTQVLSATQLKRWNDAKGKGDKPGENPVLIVTQAEAQAAEKSKPTGTKTWIYKADNVRDFSFASSRKFIWDALQPNVEGKRVWAMSLYPKEANPLWGQYSTRLVAHTLRSYSRRTIGYPYPVAYSVHGPVGGMEYPMISFNGARPLEDGTYSEGTKNFLISVVIHEVGHNFFPMIVNSDERQWSWMDEGLNSFLEGLACLEWDANFPAHGIDPQYIVPYMQLDSTQQVPIMSSSDNISRNTFGPNAYTKPATGLNILRETVMGRELFDYAFKEYARRWAFKSPEPADFFRTMEDASGVDLDWFWKGWFYGVQPVDQSLVKVDWFQADSQNPEISKAEARKEAQRKLNTISKQRDALSKDQTVVSQDSAMRDFYNRYDPYAVTDQDRKKYQDYLATLTAEERLLAEAGTNFYTLSLQNKGGLPMPVIVRMEFEDGTDSVARFPAEIWRFNDVSVKKVIATNKKVKQWTLDPFYEIADINTEDNSFPRVARPTRFQLFKQRQGPGAAVTNPMQQQRQSSPARQGSGRN
- a CDS encoding M1 family metallopeptidase — encoded protein: MKKVMVAVGLVLGSATLFAQAPAPSTQNANNRFEQLGPMLPTPNTFRTAAGAPGKDYFQNRADYDIKVELDDANQKIIGSETVTYHNNSTDELPFIWLQLDQNLFAKGSTGSITRTGGVNESGMSFAQLQNLTSVRERSQQQATDKYGYKITAVKDAKTGTNLKYTINQTMMRIDLPTALKPGGSYSFNVDWNYYVTEYYGRSGMEFFPKDGNYNYFIAHWFPRLCSYSDVTGWQNKQFLGQGEFTLIFGNYKVAITAPSDHVIGATGECQNYKQVLSATQQKRLAQAATSKTPVVIVTQAEAEAAEKAKPGDTKAKKTWVFAAQNVRDFAFASSRKFIWDAMQTDVYGDGHKIWSMSFYSKEGNPLWGQYSTRVVEHTLRSYGNRTIKYPYPVAISCHATAGGGMEYPMISFNGGRPEADGTYSAQTKAGMIGVIIHEVGHNFFPMIVNSDERQWTWMDEGLNTFCQYLAEKEWDYDFPSRRGEPQYITDYMKSDKSVLSPIMTSSDNVISLGPNAYAKPATALNILRETVMGRELFDYAFKEYARRWAFKTPEPADFFRTLEDASGVDLDWFWKGWFYGVEPVDQDLVEVDWFQVDSGDPVATKAAAKEEAMRRAGTISKQRDAATKAETVVAKDSTMKDFYNSYDPYAITENDKKKYQDYLATLSESERATLEKSAGTNYYTLSLKNKGGLPMPVIIRMQFEDGTDSVARFPAEIWRFNDVSVKKVIATSKKVTQWTLDPFQEIADIDTENNSFPRVSQPTRFQLFKQRGFGPQGPNPMQQQKQTTPPPARQGTGRN
- a CDS encoding glycosyltransferase family 2 protein codes for the protein MTAPKVSIAIPLYRSYRFLDIITQNITNLPTEGTEILISDRHCEDDTLTILEKRFDGDKRIRFLRATDRIDWVDHYNFLLREAKAKYFMWMPHDDTFPAGYVTGLVQDLDDNPDAWLSFGDIITIDLTTQRHQRMYMPRRFSIRLNPHRPVLAVYLMCFWNIGIPFRGIFNRQRILERELFLKKINSRPDFADIYWTFGLCLQGRLLYNNAQYCIKRYYPKSTHTYWSLQDFFIFSKKARSVLASYVDDAHLTTFTSWKINRMIEFIAFAKRVYSFFLGESVRGFIRQYTTGHQYRITKPPRLPS